A stretch of the Myxosarcina sp. GI1 genome encodes the following:
- the crtB gene encoding 15-cis-phytoene synthase CrtB codes for MLQLPKSQPKKNLVSTAESYEYCRQVTAEYAKTFYLGTLLMPKEKSRAIWAIYAWCRMTDELVDGAKAQYTTQETLAEWERQLESVFAGQPIDDTDVALVDTINRFPLDIQPFRDMIAGQQMDLNRNRYQTFEELKLYCYRVAGTVGLMSNAVLGIKNRSNSVPWEKGTTYIPTDEAVSLGIAMQLTNILRDVGEDARRDRIYLPLEDLAAFNYTEEELLAGVIDDRWRAIMRYQIERARNYYQQAEIGIRYLDSRLAVWSALMLYQGILDAIEANNYDVFSRRAFVPNYKKSLALPVAWLRAQVL; via the coding sequence ATGTTGCAACTACCAAAATCACAACCGAAAAAAAATCTCGTCTCGACCGCCGAGTCTTATGAATACTGCCGTCAGGTTACGGCAGAATATGCCAAAACTTTTTATCTCGGCACTTTGTTGATGCCCAAAGAAAAAAGTAGGGCTATTTGGGCAATTTATGCTTGGTGCCGTATGACCGACGAACTGGTAGACGGTGCCAAAGCACAATATACAACTCAAGAAACTCTGGCAGAATGGGAACGGCAGCTAGAATCAGTTTTTGCAGGACAGCCCATTGATGATACAGATGTTGCCTTAGTAGACACCATCAACCGTTTCCCCCTTGATATTCAGCCGTTTCGAGACATGATTGCAGGACAACAAATGGATTTAAACCGCAATCGCTATCAAACTTTTGAAGAGCTAAAGCTCTATTGCTATCGGGTAGCAGGTACGGTAGGTTTGATGTCAAACGCAGTGTTGGGCATCAAAAATCGCTCTAATTCTGTTCCCTGGGAAAAAGGCACGACATACATTCCTACAGATGAAGCGGTAAGTTTGGGCATTGCCATGCAGCTAACCAATATCTTACGGGATGTGGGTGAAGATGCCAGGCGCGATCGCATTTACTTGCCTCTAGAAGATTTAGCTGCTTTTAACTACACCGAAGAGGAACTTTTAGCAGGAGTTATCGACGATCGCTGGCGAGCAATTATGCGCTATCAGATCGAACGAGCGAGAAACTACTATCAGCAGGCAGAGATAGGAATTCGCTATCTGGATTCTCGTTTGGCGGTGTGGTCGGCTCTAATGCTCTATCAAGGAATTTTAGACGCGATCGAAGCTAATAACTATGATGTGTTTAGCCGTAGGGCTTTCGTACCCAACTATAAAAAGTCATTGGCTTTACCTGTCGCCTGGTTGAGAGCGCAAGTCTTATAA